A segment of the Methanolinea mesophila genome:
ACCCTGGTCCCTTCTTTCACCTCCGCAACACGCAGGGGCTCCCGCGTGCGCTCCTTCGCCTGGACCGCCTGATCCCTGTCGCAGAAACGGGCAGTGGTGTGACGGGCCTCGATGACCTCGCCGTTCTTCCTGGTATCGAGTGCGAGCTGCCAGTATTTCTGAGCGACGAATGCCTCGATCTCTTTCTCCCGGTCGACGATCATCGCAAGCGTAGGGCTCTGCACCCTTCCGACAGAGAGGATATTATTGCCCCCTCTCCGGGCTGCGAGGCTGATGAAGCGGGTCAGGGAAGCGCCCCACATGAGATCGATCACCTGGCGGGCTTCACCCGCGGCCGCAAGGGCAAAATCGATGGAGGTAGGATGCGCAAACGCCTGCCCGATCTCCTCGGGCGTGATGGCGGAGAACCGGGCCCGGTCAACGTTAACGTCCTTGTTAACCTGCCGGACCAGTTCGTAGGCTTCTTTCCCGATCAACTCACCCTCGGTATCGAAGTCGGTGGCGATCGTGACCCGTTCGGATTTCCTGGCCAGCTTCTGGACGAGGTTCACGATTTTCTTCTCGGTCGGGACTTTCACGGTCTCCGCATCGATAAGGCTCCTAGGCGTCCGTTCGGCGCTTCTCCAGTTCGAGTAGCCCTCTACGAAGTCTACCTCGACCACATGGCCACGGAGCCCGATCAGGGCGGTATTGTCGAACCGGTAGACCGAAACACCGCCCTCCTTATCTTCTTTGAGTTTGGCGCTGCCGGCGAGGATCTGGGCTATCCTCCGTGCGGAGATGTTCTTTTCGGCAACAATAAGGTGCATCTCTGTCACACTCCTTCCAGGCGTTCCCGTAATGCCCTGTTCAGTTCCACCGGGTCGACGCGTCCCCGCGTTTTACGCATTACCTGGCCGATCAGGAAGTTGAACGCCTCCTTCTTCCCTTCGGCAAAGTCCGCCACCGCCCGGGGGTGCTCGGAGATTACCTCCTCGATGACCCCGGAAAGTCCCGCACCACCGGCCTTTGTCAGGTTCAGGCGCTTCACGCACTCATCGGGTGTTTCGCAGCACCCGGTATCCTTCAACTGGTCCAGCAGGTTCCGAAGCACCTCGACGCCGCTCTTGTCGGTGATGACCCGATCGCGGAGCATGGTCAAGAGAGCGATGAACAGGTCGGGGCTCACGGTGGCGACCGACATGTCCCGGTAGTTCAACTCCCCGAGCAGAGTGTCCGCAACCCAGGTTGCGGCAAGTGCCGCGTCAACGGGGGCCACTCTCTCATAAAATTCGGCGAGCCTGAGCTCGCCGGTCAGGGTCCTGGCATGATTGAGGGAACACCCGTACTGGGCCATGAACCGGGCCCTCCGGGCATCGGGGAGCTCGGGGAGTACAATCCTGTCGCACCACGAACGGATCTGCATCGGACGGAGGTCGGGTTCGGGGAAATAGCGATAGTCCTGCTCCATCTCCTTGCTCCGGCTCGCGGTGGTCACCCCCCGCGCTTCGACGAAGTGCCGGGTCTCGGTCCCGAGTTTCTGGCCGCGGCGGATCATGCTCTTCTGACGGGTGATCTCGAAGGTGAGGGCTTTTTCCGCTCCTTTATAGGATGAGATATTCTTGATCTCCACACGGCCCCGCTCTTTCATTCCTTTCCCGTGTATTGAGAAATAGCCCTTCGGCTGGATGGAGACGTTGGCATCGACCCGGAGCGATCCTTCCTTCTCGGAGTCGAAGACTCCCAGGTATTCCAGGGTAGCCCTGAGCTTGTTCAAAAACCTGCGGGCTTCTTTCGGGGAACGGAGGTCGGGTTCGGTGACCATCTCGATCAGCGGGATCCCCGCCCGGTTGTAATCGACAAGCGTGTACTTCGGCCGGTCGGTGCCTCCTTTGTGCACCAGCCTTCCCGGGTCTTCTTCCATGTGCACCCGGGTGATCCTCACCAGTTTCTCGCCTCCTTCGTCAGACTCTATCTCCAGCCATCCTCCCACGGCGAGCGGCTTGTCATACTGGGTGATCTGGTATCCTTTGTTCAGGTCGGGGTAGAAGTAGTTCTTCCGTGAAAACTCGCTTTCTTCCAGGATTTCGCAGTTAAGCGCTTTCGCCACCCTGATGGCGTATTCCACCGCGGTCCTGTTCACCCTGGGAAGGGTCCCGGGAAGTCCTAGGCAGATGGGACACACATGGGTGTTCGGGCCGTCGTCCCGGTAATCCGTTGAACACCCGCAGAAGAGCTTGGTCCTGGTATCGAGCTGGCAGTGGACCTCGAGCCCGATGATCACCTCTTCCTCTTCGGCAGGACCCCGGACCGTCTCCGTTCCCGTAGTAGAACGGGCACCGACATCGCTCATTGGTTCCCTCCCTGCTCGTAGGCATACGCAACGTCGACCACCCGTTCGTCTTCCATGTGCTGTCCCATGATCTGCAGCCCGACCGGCATGCCATCCACCTTCCCGCAAGGTACAGAGATCGCGGGCACTCCTGCGAGGTTTGCAGGCACCGTGAGGATATCCGAGAGGTACATTGAGAGCGGGTCGCTCTTTTCGCCGAGCCTGAAGGCGATGGTGGGCATGGTGGGACCCGCCAGGACATCCACTTCCCGGAAGAGTCTCGCGAAATCCCGCCTGACATCCTCCCTTGCGGCCTGTGCCTTGGCATAATATTTGCCGTAGTAGCCCGAAGAGAGGGCGAACGTCCCGAGCATGATCCGGCGCCGGACCTCTTTGCCAAACCCTTCCTTCCTTCTCTCCTGGAACGCCTCGTGCCATGTCTTCTTCGTATCGGCGGCGGGGCCGTACCGGACCCCGTCGAAACGGGCAAGGTTCGAGCTCGCTTCGCTGGTGCAGGTCACGTAGTAGGCAGCCAGGGCGTACGCCATGCTGGGCATACGGCAGGAGATGACCTCGGCACCGAGTTGTTCGAGGAGGGATATCGCATCCCAGACCCGGGTCGCGACCCGGGGGTCGACCCCTTCACCGAAGAATTCCTCGGGGACGCCGATCTTCAGCCCGCGGATCTCCATATCGGGGGTGTGGCAGTACGGAGCGTCCCGGGAGGTGGAATCGCGTGCGTCGTATCCGGCAATGACCCCCATGAGGAGCGATACATCGGAGACGGAGGCTGCCATAGGTCCGATCTGTTCGAGAGAGTTGGCGTAGGCGATGAGCCCGTACCGGGAGACCCTGCCGTAGGTCGGCTTTAGTCCGACGATACCGCAGAACGCGGAAGGGCAGCGGATCGATCCCCCGGTGTCGGTCCCGAGTGCCATCCTGACCATCCCTGAGGCCACGGCAGCCGCACTTCCTCCGGAGGACCCGCCGGGAACGCGTTCATGGTCGAGGGGGTTCAGGGTTGGGCCGAACGCACTGTTCTCGGTGGTGGTCCCCATCCCGAACTCGTCCATGTTGGTCTTTCCCACGATTGCTGCGCCCTCCTCCTTTAACCGGGAGACGACGTGGGCGTCGTACGGGGGCACGTATCCCGACAGGATCTTCGAACCGCAGGTTGTGGGAATGCCGATCGTGGAGATATTGTCTTTTACTGCAACCGCCACCCCGGAGAGCGTTCCCGTGGTATAGGGGGCTTCACGGAGGGTAGTGAGGAATGCCCTGCAGGTGTCCCCGGGATCGAAATGAACCGAACCGCCCGTCACTACATCACCCTCGGCGCCTTGATAAACCCGTCCTCGGAATCAGGGGCGATTGCGATCACGTCTTCCCGGGGGAGGGAAGGTTCTACGGTATCGTCCCGGAATACGTTGAACAGTTCCTGTTCCCCCCCGGAAGTCCCTTCCACCTGGTCGAGGAGGTCGAAATAATCGAGGATCTGATTGACCTGGGGGGTAAATTCCTCCAGTTCTTCCCTGGAGATGGCAATATCGGCCAGTTGTGCAATGTGTTCGACGTCGCGTTCTGCTATCATTCTCGTGCCTTCCCATGGCTGCCCATCTAGATTAAGTACCGTTGCACCTGTCTTTTATAACCGTTCTCATTGCACGGAGAATGTTGCCGCCGGGAGAGGAAAAGGGAAAAAGCGTTTCCCCGCCTCCGGAACTACGGTAATTTCCCTATCGGGGATAATTCGTAACTCCCGGCGGACACACTTATACTATAGGCGGGACCCCCGGGTGCGCGCATGAGGAGACCCCTGGTAGAATTAGTGATGGGCAGCATATTCGCCATCTGGTGCTCATTCCACCCGGTTAAGGGGCCCTGTTCCCTATACCGGTAAGTTTCACTCAGAATCCCGGAACCAGGCGGAATATCTTACCCGGGATTGGCAGCCGTGAGCTTTGCGAAACAGTAAAGACCCGGCCGGAACAGACCGTCAGGAGAGGTTCCGGATGAAATCTCCGGTGTTCCGGAACCCTTTCCTCCGGGCAAGGGCACGAATCTCCTTCTCGATGCCGCTTCCGTACTGCATCGCCTTCTTCTCGTACCATGCGATTTCCGGGGGGATGAACCGTGCGGCGAGCTCCCGGAGCGCCCGTTTCCTGACACCGCCTGTTACTTTCCCCCGATCGGGGAGCATTTTTGCGGCGTTCACCACCCTGAGGTCGAGATAGGGCATGGAGAGAGAAGTCCCGTGCAGGCCGGCCACCGCCTGGTCACGGGCTCCCTGGAGGGCGAGGCTTCCGAAATCCGCCTCAAGCTGCGACTCGACGTCCTCCACCGTAAGATAGCGGGCATAACCGCCGAAAAGCTCGTCGGCTCCCTGCCCGGTCAGGATACGGGAGTGGCCGAGCTCCCTTGCTGCCCGGGCAATGAAGAACTGGGTCACCGCAATTGCCACGTCGACCGGTCCATTAACCGGAATTACGGGGAGCACGGAATGTATGGCATCCTCAATCTGGCCGGGCGGAATCACCGCCACGGTAATTTCAAGGCCAAGTACGCGGGCCACCGCTCCTGCCCGGACGATATCATGGGATGAAGCGGTCCCTACCACCAGGCAGGGGAGGCCTGCGAGAGCCGCCACCAGGGAAGAATCGACACCGCCGGAGAGCGCACAGACCCCTTCGTCCGACCGGAGCGAGACCGCCTTCACGACGGCCTCTTCCAGCGTGAGATCCGGCACGCAGGGCGAGATCCTGGTCTCCATATTCCCGCAACGGAACGTCCCCGGTGGGATCGGCCCCGGGATGATCCCGAGGTGGTCCCTGCCCTCACACACTCCGGAAGAGAAGAAGAACTCCCCGCCGAAACGGGATACCCGGGACGGCTGGTCCGAGAGGATGGCCTCGATCTCCCCTTCGGTAAGTCTCCGACCCTCGTCCTCGACCCATCCGCGGATAAAAAGCGACATTGTCCCGGCTCTGCTCGTACAGCATAAACTGTGTGTTGATCGGCCATCAGGGTATTGTTGTCCATTCCCCTTGTCCGGTCATTCTACGGGGAAAACGAGGTTCCGGTCGTCCTCCTTTTCAGGGAAGGGACTGGTTCATCACCATGTCAAGCTGACTATAGGGATAGACCCGCACGTTGTCGATAAGTGACGGGCCGTAGTCGATATACGACCGGGCACCGATATAGACCGGAAGGGGAACGGCCGAATAGTTCGCGCTAAGAGTTCCCTCAGGCCTGTGGAGGAGCTCGCCGTCCCGATAAAACTCTACATGGCGGTCGGGAAGGACCACGATGGTGTATCTGTGCCAGGCTCCCACGTCAGCGTCCGCCGGTCCACCGATGACCTGGAGGTGCTCGTAGGTATCGCTTTCGTTGGTGATGAAGAAGTCGTACACGCCGTGACCGATCTCCTGGGGAGCCTCACCCCAGCATGCGGGGCCGATAGGCCGAAGCACTATCTGGATGAGCGCGTCCGCACCTTCAGGGTAGCGGGGAATGCGGAAAAATGCATCTACCCAGCATCCTTCGCTCCGGGTATCGTTCGCGTACATGTCGACCTGGTAAATGATCCCTCCCGAGAGGTTGAAACGCTCGTGCGAAATGGCGAAGCTGTCATAGAGATCGTCGCCCCTGCAGTCGAAGCTGGGCGGCGGGTTGCCCATGTCTGCCCTGACCTCGGGGAGGGGATAGCCGTATCGTTGCCAGCCTGAAAGACCGTTGTCAAACGTGTCCTCGAAGAGCG
Coding sequences within it:
- the gatB gene encoding Asp-tRNA(Asn)/Glu-tRNA(Gln) amidotransferase subunit GatB, which translates into the protein MSDVGARSTTGTETVRGPAEEEEVIIGLEVHCQLDTRTKLFCGCSTDYRDDGPNTHVCPICLGLPGTLPRVNRTAVEYAIRVAKALNCEILEESEFSRKNYFYPDLNKGYQITQYDKPLAVGGWLEIESDEGGEKLVRITRVHMEEDPGRLVHKGGTDRPKYTLVDYNRAGIPLIEMVTEPDLRSPKEARRFLNKLRATLEYLGVFDSEKEGSLRVDANVSIQPKGYFSIHGKGMKERGRVEIKNISSYKGAEKALTFEITRQKSMIRRGQKLGTETRHFVEARGVTTASRSKEMEQDYRYFPEPDLRPMQIRSWCDRIVLPELPDARRARFMAQYGCSLNHARTLTGELRLAEFYERVAPVDAALAATWVADTLLGELNYRDMSVATVSPDLFIALLTMLRDRVITDKSGVEVLRNLLDQLKDTGCCETPDECVKRLNLTKAGGAGLSGVIEEVISEHPRAVADFAEGKKEAFNFLIGQVMRKTRGRVDPVELNRALRERLEGV
- the gatA gene encoding Asp-tRNA(Asn)/Glu-tRNA(Gln) amidotransferase subunit GatA — its product is MTGGSVHFDPGDTCRAFLTTLREAPYTTGTLSGVAVAVKDNISTIGIPTTCGSKILSGYVPPYDAHVVSRLKEEGAAIVGKTNMDEFGMGTTTENSAFGPTLNPLDHERVPGGSSGGSAAAVASGMVRMALGTDTGGSIRCPSAFCGIVGLKPTYGRVSRYGLIAYANSLEQIGPMAASVSDVSLLMGVIAGYDARDSTSRDAPYCHTPDMEIRGLKIGVPEEFFGEGVDPRVATRVWDAISLLEQLGAEVISCRMPSMAYALAAYYVTCTSEASSNLARFDGVRYGPAADTKKTWHEAFQERRKEGFGKEVRRRIMLGTFALSSGYYGKYYAKAQAAREDVRRDFARLFREVDVLAGPTMPTIAFRLGEKSDPLSMYLSDILTVPANLAGVPAISVPCGKVDGMPVGLQIMGQHMEDERVVDVAYAYEQGGNQ
- the gatC gene encoding Asp-tRNA(Asn)/Glu-tRNA(Gln) amidotransferase subunit GatC; this encodes MIAERDVEHIAQLADIAISREELEEFTPQVNQILDYFDLLDQVEGTSGGEQELFNVFRDDTVEPSLPREDVIAIAPDSEDGFIKAPRVM
- a CDS encoding asparagine synthase C-terminal domain-containing protein → MSLFIRGWVEDEGRRLTEGEIEAILSDQPSRVSRFGGEFFFSSGVCEGRDHLGIIPGPIPPGTFRCGNMETRISPCVPDLTLEEAVVKAVSLRSDEGVCALSGGVDSSLVAALAGLPCLVVGTASSHDIVRAGAVARVLGLEITVAVIPPGQIEDAIHSVLPVIPVNGPVDVAIAVTQFFIARAARELGHSRILTGQGADELFGGYARYLTVEDVESQLEADFGSLALQGARDQAVAGLHGTSLSMPYLDLRVVNAAKMLPDRGKVTGGVRKRALRELAARFIPPEIAWYEKKAMQYGSGIEKEIRALARRKGFRNTGDFIRNLS